In a single window of the Papaver somniferum cultivar HN1 chromosome 8, ASM357369v1, whole genome shotgun sequence genome:
- the LOC113304192 gene encoding probable helicase MAGATAMA 3 isoform X1 encodes MNRLELYDVLGKIYVDHRVDSLVDCFAPLTGWKKHFDSMVDLLEDCVTQYHLLLENEVNAEVHVMEKSGTNSEVHMSLLKFARDRFRALVVPLKRSIRILCTHLPKRLMLPDNFEKMVTLFGLLDTFENLLSQTQVADKELEELFARQENYSEEAQGSRASNYISDTLHNMRVEIVQVLRSVGRSLGDHLPSSTDRSFLTEFCLKNSSLTFSTVSSSYNLHEVDLEPLDLLVIDEASQLKEFESVIPMQLEAIRHAILIGDECHPQAMVKSRVSDEAGFGRSLFERLGLFGHSEDLLNMQYRMHPAISSFPNRKFYKDQIIDAPSVLCENFRRNYLQGPMFGPYSFINISYGWEEPDEAGHGIKNMVEVAVVMAIVRNLYKVWEGSKHSLTVGIISPYTAQILQ; translated from the exons ATGAATAGATTGGAGTTATATGATGTTCTTGGGAAGATTTATGTGGATCATCGTGTGGATAGTCTTGTAGATTGTTTTGCTCCATTAACTGGTTGGAAGAAGCATTTTGATTCTATGGTGGATTTACTTGAAGATTGTGTAACTCAGTATCATTTGCTTTTGGAGAATGAAGTAAATGCAGAGGTTCATGTAATGGAGAAAAGTGGAACTAATTCTGAAGTCCACATGTCACTTCTCAAGTTTGCGAGAGACCGATTCAGAGCTTTAGTGGTACCCCTCAAAAGAAGCATCAGAATATTATGCACCCATCTCCCTAAAAGACTTATGCTGCCAGACAATTTCGAAAAGATGGTTACACTTTTTGGTTTGCTTGATACTTTCGAAAATCTGCTCTCTCAAACTCAGGTGGCTGACAAGGAATTGGAAGAACTCTTTGCACGGCAAGAAAATTATTCTGAGGAGGCACAAGGGAGTAGAGCATCTAATTATATTTCAGACACATTACACAACATGAGAGTTGAAATTGTGCAGGTTCTAAGATCTGTTGGTCGTTCTCTCGGTGATCATCTTCCAAGTTCCACAGACAGAAGTTTTTTAACTGAGTTCTGTTTGAAAAATTCATCCCTCACTTTTTCCACAGTGTCAAGCTCATATAATCTGCATGAGGTAGACCTGGAACCACTAGATCTTTTGGTAATCGATGAAGCTTCCCAGTTGAAAGAGTTTGAATCAGTGATTCCCATGCAGCTTGAAGCTATACGACATGCTATCCTAATTGGTGATGAGTGCCATCCACAAGCTATGGTCAAAAGCAGG GTGTCTGACGAAGCTGGCTTTGGAAGAAGTCTATTTGAAAGGTTGGGTTTGTTTGGGCATTCAGAGGACCTTCTCAACATGCAATACAGAATGCATCCTGCAATAAGCTCTTTCCCTAATCGCAAATTTTACAAAGACCAGATTATAGATGCTCCAAGTGTTCTTTGTgaaaattttcgaagaaattatcTACAAGGACCTATGTTTGGTCCCTACTCGTTCATAAATATTTCTTATGGATGGGAGGAGCCAGATGAAGCTGGGCATGGTATAAAAAATATGGTTGAAGTGGCAGTTGTAATGGCAATAGTACGAAACCTTTATAAAG TGTGGGAAGGCTCAAAGCATAGCTTAACCGTTGGTATTATATCTCCATACACTGCCCAAATTCTGCAATAG
- the LOC113304192 gene encoding uncharacterized protein LOC113304192 isoform X2 — protein MPFDKLLAESLETFGDPLVCLRSGDIQRECSSHNVIEIDVGLIHSREDMMGILYPNNSECDRNDKMENGSPSDGNVSFPNIDHTSCAKCLTEPDDDMPNYTIEMAELETEEEKLDVESFGQLFRNVSRVYMFSKRIFWGTDFQTCKPQIKLDIVIRLLGTIHPFRKDELWFWRKIKQLSFALSTSEEDTDSQYSQIRRCFKKLAARNPVLKKLFVDGLLRMITLDAPFYIQDEGRRKSKKQVGNSKGKKKW, from the exons ATGCCTTTTGATAAGTTGCTTGCTGAATCCCTTGAAACATTTGGGGATCCTTTGGTCTGTTTGAGGTCAGGAGATATTCAGAGAGAATGTTCGAGCCACAATGTCATTGAGATAGATGTGGGTTTGATTCACTCCAGAGAAGACATGATGGGAATACTATATCCAAACAACTCAGAATGCGACAGAAATGATAAAATGGAAAATGGAAGTCCAAGTGATGGGAATGTTTCTTTCCCCAATATTGACCATACGAGTTGTGCCAAATGTCTAACCGAGCCTGATGATGATATGCCTAATTACACTATAGAAATGGCAGAATTAGAGACTGAAGAAGAGAAACTCGATGTTGAGAGTTTCGGGCAGTTGTTTAGGAATGTATCCCGTGTTTATATGTTTTCGAAAAGAATTTTTTGGGGCACCGACTTTCAGACTTGCAAACCACAGATAAAG TTGGATATTGTCATTCGTCTTCTAGGAACTATTCATCCATTTCGTAAAGATGAACTATGGTTCTGGAGGAAAATAAAGCAGCTCTCTTTTGCATTAAGCACCAG TGAGGAGGATACTGATAGTCAGTACTCACAAATTCGTCGCTGCTTTAAGAAGTTGGCTGCAAGGAATCCAGTATTGAAAAAATTATTCGTCGATGGTTTGCTTAGGATGATTACTCTAGATGCTCCTTTCTACATCCAGGATGAAGGAAGGCGAAAGTCCAAAAAGCAGGTTGGAAATAGCAAAGGCAAGAAGAAGTGGTAG